A window of the Electrophorus electricus isolate fEleEle1 chromosome 11, fEleEle1.pri, whole genome shotgun sequence genome harbors these coding sequences:
- the six1a gene encoding homeobox protein six1a isoform X4, with the protein MSIMPSFGFTQEQVACVCEVLQQGGNLERLGRFLWSLPACDHLHKNESVLKAKAVVAFHRGNFRELYKILESHQFSPHNHPKLQQLWLKAHYIEAEKLRGRPLGAVGKYRVRRKFPLPRTIWDGEETSYCFKEKSRSVLRDWYTHNPYPSPREKRELAEATGLTTTQVSNWFKNRRQRDRAAEAKERENGENNNGVGNKHNQLSPLDGGKSLVSSSEDEVSPSQSPDHCSMMLFQGNVNLSGAAAYPLPGLGAQQSVHSMQGHPHQLQDSILGPLTSSLVDLGS; encoded by the exons ATGTCAATTATGCCTTCGTTTGGCTTCACCCAGGAGCAGGTCGCATGTGTCTGCGAGGTTCTGCAGCAGGGCGGGAATCTGGAGAGACTCGGGCGTTTTCTCTGGTCCCTACCGGCGTGTGATCACCTCCACAAGAACGAGTCCGTACTCAAAGCCAAGGCGGTGGTAGCCTTCCACCGAGGAAACTTCCGCGAACTCTATAAGATCTTGGAGAGCCACCAGTTCTCCCCACACAACCACCCGAAGTTGCAGCAGCTCTGGCTCAAGGCACACTACATAGAGGCGGAAAAACTCCGTGGCCGGCCGTTGGGGGCCGTGGGCAAATATAGAGTCCGGAGGAAATTCCCTTTGCCCCGCACCATCTGGGACGGCGAGGAGACAAGTTACTGTTTCAAAGAGAAGTCACGCAGCGTTCTGCGAGACTGGTACACTCATAATCCGTATCCTTCCCCACGGGAGAAGAGGGAGCTGGCAGAGGCTACGGGGCTGACCACCACGCAGGTCAGCAACTGGTTCAAAAACAGACGACAGAGGGACCGAGCAGCCGAGGCCAAAGAACG AGAAAACGGTGAAAACAACAACGGAGTGGGTAACAAACATAACCAACTCTCCCCACTCGACGGAGGCAAGTCGCTCGTGTCCAGCTCCGAGGACGAGGTCTCTCCGTCGCAGAGTCCTGATCACTGCTCCATGATGTTATTTCAGGGAAACGTAAACCTCTCCGGCGCCGCCGCATATCCTTTGCCCGGTCTTGGCGCACAACAGTCGGTACATAGTATGCAAGGACACCCGCACCAACTGCAAGACTCGATTCTCGGACCTTTAACATCTAGTCTTGTGGATTTAGGATCTTAG
- the six4a gene encoding homeobox protein SIX4a yields MSSCEAASDANIENVIQSNCYESSAGGPARIRLLPLTTSGTVEMLVGRQQLSPVERDVTAVDSASARTDFTASATVAANSLAFSPEQVACVCEALQQGGNVERLARFLWSLPQSDLLRGNESILRAQATVAFHQSRYQELYSILENHNFNPAFHSALQDLWYKARYTEAEKARGRPLGAVDKYRLRRKYPLPRTIWDGEETVYCFKERSRNALKDMYRQNRYPSPAEKRNLAKITGLSLTQVSNWFKNRRQRDRNPSEAQSKSESDGNHSTEDESSKGHEDLSPCPLSSPAHGTLTQGSQPLSSGSLETEVIQAVGESKNPGSSTHLTFNGSLELSANRSCPPSTTFHNGTSTYLPSPGNILFNGLSLGLQPQDYRPGPGVLISGGEVSDFIQKGPDGKAEGLNSGSVTQNGASTSGMAYNSAPSSEKLQAGSYRLVSGASGREDETSVLSSPLCLPHLKLSSSSSPAIQVPTALVSVAVSSCTADSLCSDQDQVSLAPLQPSMVHYSLDNIPTLTPIKQESLEVARQRASEVDYSCHPALHPSQVPHPGYAHKPSHPENGSLPNTPASLATTVPTYTTLAISASLLGQTIAPEVRGHNPHVTPGQNRDFLCAGSEERKVRSGMREVMTGLCVQVEEKDLVKLQSVRMDEDMTKL; encoded by the exons GCAGCAGTTGTCCCCAGTGGAGCGTGATGTTACCGCCGTGGACTCCGCCTCGGCTCGCACTGACTTTACCGCAAGTGCGACTGTTGCCGCCAACTCGCTGGCTTTTTCCCCGGAGCAAGTTGCGTGCGTCTGCGAGGCGCTGCAGCAGGGAGGCAACGTGGAGCGGCTGGCCCGGTTCCTGTGGTCTCTCCCGCAGAGCGACTTACTGCGCGGTAACGAAAGCATCCTCAGAGCGCAGGCAACGGTCGCGTTCCACCAGTCGCGCTACCAGGAGCTCTACAGCATACTGGAGAACCACAACTTCAATCCAGCATTCCATTCCGCCCTCCAGGACCTTTGGTACAAAGCTCGGTATACAGAGGCTGAGAAGGCTCGAGGCAGACCACTGGGCGCCGTGGATAAGTACCGCTTGCGAAGGAAGTATCCCCTGCCTCGGACCATCTGGGACGGCGAGGAAACCGTCTACTGCTTTAAGGAGCGTTCCAGGAACGCGCTGAAGGACATGTACAGGCAGAACCGGTATCCGTCCCCGGCCGAGAAGAGAAATTTGGCTAAAATAACCGGACTGTCCCTGACTCAGGTCAGCAACTGGTTCAAAAACCggcgacagagagacagaaatccGTCCGAGGCGCAATCGAAAAG TGAGTCAGACGGCAACCACAGTACTGAAGATGAGAGCAGCAAGGGTCATGAGGATCTGTCTCCATGCCCACTATCAAGTCCTGCACATGGGACACTGACTCAGGGGTCTCAGCCGCTCTCCTCTGGATCTCTGGAGACAGAAGTTATCCAGGCAGTTGGTGAGAGTAAAAACCCAGGCTCCTCTACACACCTCACGTTCAATGGGAGCTTGGAGCTCTCCGCCAACAGGTCGTGTCCACCATCAACCACCTTCCACAATGGCACCTCTACCTACCTACCCTCCCCAGGAAACATCCTCTTCAACGGACTGAGCCTCGGACTCCAACCACAGGATTACAGGCCTGGTCCAGGGGTCCTGATCAGTGGAGGTGAAGTGAGTGATTTCATACAAAAAGGGCCAGATGGGAAAGCTGAGGGACTAAATTCAGGCTCAGTGACCCAGAACGGTGCCTCGACCTCAGGCATGGCCTACAACTCAGCCCCTTCCTCAGAGAAGCTTCAGGCAGGAAGTTACCGCCTGGTGTCTGGGGCAAGCGGAAGGGAGGATGAGACCTCGGTGCTTAGCAGTCCTCTTTGCCTTCCTCACCTTAAGTTgtcatcatcttcctcacctGCAATACAAG ttcCCACTGCGCTGGTTAGCGTAGCCGTTAGCTCCTGCACTGCAGACTCCCTGTGCTCAGACCAGGACCAGGTGAGCCTGGCCCCTCTGCAGCCCAGTATGGTGCACTACAGCCTGGACAACATTCCCACACTGACTCCCATCAAGCAGGAGTCCCTGGAGGTGGCAAGACAGCGTGCAAGCGAGGTGGATTACTCTTGCCACCCCGCACTTCATCCAAGTCAGGTCCCGCACCCTGGCTACGCTCACAAACCCTCACACCCTGAAAATGGCTCGCTCCCCAACACGCCCGCGTCACTGGCCACCACCGTGCCGACGTACACAACTCTCGCCATCAGCGCATCCCTTCTTGGCCAAACGATAGCGCCGGAGGTCAGGGGTCACAACCCCCATGTGACCCCAGGCCAAAACAGGGACTTCCTGTGTGCTGGgtcagaggagaggaaggtgaGGTCTGGAATGAGGGAGGTAATGACAGGGCTATGTGTACAAGTGGAGGAAAAAGACCTGGTGAAACTGCAGTCTGTCCGCATGGACGAGGACATGACAAAACTCTGA